In Arcanobacterium wilhelmae, the following are encoded in one genomic region:
- the cas9 gene encoding type II CRISPR RNA-guided endonuclease Cas9 (Cas9, originally named Csn1, is the large, multifunctional signature protein of type II CRISPR/Cas systems. It is well known even to general audiences because its RNA-guided endonuclease activity has made it a popular tool for custom editing of eukaryotic genomes.), translating into MHNTLDFLCGIDVGSNSVGMVAIAVDGSGLPTKILNSVVMIHDGGVDPEQAKAAVTRLASSGVARRTRRLIQRRRKRLDRLDRRIAKLGWPIVDLESSKDPYLPWNTRAQLVREKLEGDDLNRALSIAVRHMARHRGWRSPYASIESLFTEKPASAQMDTYKENVTKQSGVVFDEDATPAEVAVELGLNPSNRLRNAAGAKYGAKALIDGKSVSGQDKLGVLGGKLMQSDNAAELMKIGRVQGLSDELVKDLIRWVFESESPKSKAGERAGFDALPGQGRKHRAEKASLEFQEFRIVSVVANLRIGLEGGGSRLLSSDEIDRVVTFLMNDSGDDGVTWNDVAQVLGVSRGMLLGTASLSPEGERASSFPPSNTTNRAIYRSKIKELTSWWDAAEPEEKSAMVTALSNADELKEDAPGAEAVREFLGTLGEDQLGKLDDVSLPKGRAAYSADSLVRLTKVMRENHVDLHEARKIEFGVDNDWTPPADPIGKPVGNPAVDRVLKIVSRWLLAIEKKYGTPASINIEHVRSGFLSESSVREYERELKKHREQNLKLVAEMHANLGISGEVRSSDIRRYAAIRRQNCQCAYCGSVITYESSEMDHIVPRKGEGSTNTRDNLVAVCEPCNKAKSNTPFAVWAEHTTRPGVSLDGAIERVKFWIDEPGLGKKQNFNFRSDVIARLRRTSADEPLDSRSIESVAWMANELRDRVEAHFKPAGTKVRVFRGAITAAARKASGFEGKVELIGGNGKTRFDRRHHAMDASVIALMRQSVAQVLVERESKRQAAFLTSDHNSNWRDYRGSSTEAKINYGKWLNNMNRLVVLFNAALANDEIPVMQNLRLRLGNSTAHDATIRKFATKRVGDAWTRDEIDRASTPQMWVALSRDPDFSDTDGLPENPSRELRIKNIWYAANDDVKILPKKIAAIAVRGGWAEVGSSIHHARIYRFKGKGGKEAYGMIRVFTPDLVKHQTEDLFNVPLGPETLSMRDAKPAARDAVLRGNAEYLTWLTPGIELSSGQIKSSKPDAFGTFISRFPDTRRWVVTGFETNTIVNVKPRYLAVEGAQNLKLSDDIVKFLTRGWRPSIGVLTSLPDLRTVIRTTLGTPRQDSTHLPASKPISGD; encoded by the coding sequence ATGCACAATACTTTAGATTTCCTTTGCGGCATTGATGTCGGTTCTAATTCTGTTGGCATGGTTGCCATCGCTGTCGATGGGAGCGGTCTGCCAACAAAAATTTTGAACTCCGTGGTGATGATCCATGACGGCGGTGTTGATCCAGAGCAAGCCAAGGCGGCGGTTACGCGCCTCGCAAGTTCTGGCGTCGCGCGCCGCACTCGCCGCCTCATTCAACGACGCCGGAAGAGGCTCGACCGACTCGACCGGCGAATCGCGAAGCTTGGATGGCCAATTGTCGACCTCGAAAGCTCAAAAGATCCGTACCTTCCTTGGAACACACGAGCTCAGCTTGTGCGGGAGAAGCTTGAAGGCGACGATCTCAACCGTGCACTGTCCATCGCAGTTCGCCATATGGCGCGTCATCGCGGCTGGCGTAGCCCGTACGCAAGCATCGAAAGCTTGTTCACAGAGAAGCCTGCCAGTGCCCAGATGGACACGTACAAGGAGAATGTGACGAAGCAGAGTGGTGTTGTTTTCGATGAGGATGCCACCCCTGCTGAAGTCGCAGTTGAACTTGGCCTTAACCCGTCGAACCGCTTGCGAAACGCCGCTGGTGCGAAGTATGGCGCGAAGGCTCTCATCGACGGGAAGTCTGTATCCGGCCAGGACAAGCTCGGCGTGCTCGGCGGCAAGCTGATGCAGTCCGACAATGCGGCAGAACTAATGAAGATTGGCCGCGTTCAAGGGCTGAGCGATGAGCTTGTGAAAGATTTAATCCGTTGGGTGTTCGAGTCCGAGTCACCGAAGAGCAAGGCGGGTGAACGCGCTGGTTTCGATGCCCTCCCTGGCCAAGGAAGGAAGCACCGTGCAGAGAAAGCGTCCCTGGAGTTCCAGGAGTTCCGCATCGTTTCTGTGGTGGCTAACCTTCGAATCGGGCTCGAGGGCGGCGGTAGCCGTCTACTCTCCTCCGACGAGATCGACAGAGTTGTCACTTTCTTGATGAACGATTCCGGCGACGACGGCGTGACGTGGAACGACGTCGCGCAAGTATTGGGAGTCAGCAGAGGAATGCTTCTCGGTACCGCATCGCTCTCCCCCGAGGGCGAACGCGCATCGAGCTTCCCTCCGTCGAACACAACTAATCGTGCGATTTATCGTTCGAAGATCAAAGAACTCACATCGTGGTGGGATGCTGCAGAACCTGAGGAAAAGTCTGCGATGGTGACCGCACTGTCGAACGCAGACGAACTCAAGGAAGATGCCCCCGGAGCTGAAGCTGTACGGGAGTTCTTGGGAACTTTAGGCGAGGACCAACTAGGCAAGCTCGACGATGTTTCGCTCCCGAAGGGTCGCGCCGCATATTCGGCAGATTCTCTCGTCAGGCTCACGAAGGTGATGCGCGAAAACCATGTTGATCTTCATGAGGCCCGAAAGATCGAGTTCGGGGTGGACAATGATTGGACTCCCCCAGCTGATCCGATTGGAAAGCCGGTTGGGAACCCGGCGGTAGATCGCGTTCTCAAGATCGTGAGCCGCTGGCTCCTTGCAATTGAGAAGAAGTACGGCACTCCCGCGTCAATCAATATCGAGCATGTTCGTTCAGGCTTTCTCTCGGAGTCGAGCGTGCGAGAGTACGAGCGCGAGTTGAAGAAGCACCGGGAACAGAATCTGAAACTAGTTGCCGAGATGCATGCGAACCTCGGCATTTCGGGCGAAGTTCGTAGCTCTGATATCCGCAGATATGCGGCGATCCGTCGGCAAAATTGCCAATGCGCTTATTGCGGGTCAGTGATCACTTACGAATCATCCGAAATGGATCATATCGTTCCCCGCAAGGGCGAAGGCTCCACAAACACCCGAGACAATCTGGTGGCAGTTTGCGAGCCCTGTAACAAAGCGAAGTCGAACACTCCGTTTGCTGTGTGGGCGGAACACACCACGCGCCCAGGAGTGAGCCTGGACGGTGCAATTGAACGCGTGAAGTTCTGGATTGATGAACCGGGCTTGGGTAAGAAGCAAAACTTCAATTTCCGCAGTGATGTTATTGCCCGGCTGCGTCGCACCTCCGCTGACGAGCCTTTGGATAGCCGTTCCATCGAATCAGTGGCATGGATGGCGAACGAACTTCGTGATCGAGTTGAGGCGCATTTCAAACCGGCGGGTACGAAGGTGCGCGTATTCCGTGGTGCAATCACCGCAGCAGCGCGCAAAGCTTCGGGTTTCGAAGGAAAAGTGGAGCTGATTGGAGGAAACGGAAAGACCCGTTTCGATCGCCGCCATCATGCGATGGACGCATCTGTCATCGCCTTGATGCGTCAGTCTGTTGCCCAGGTTTTGGTGGAGCGTGAGAGCAAGCGTCAGGCAGCGTTCCTCACGTCAGACCATAACTCGAATTGGCGAGACTACCGTGGCAGCTCTACCGAGGCGAAGATCAACTACGGCAAGTGGCTCAACAATATGAATCGGCTCGTCGTACTTTTCAATGCCGCGTTAGCAAACGATGAAATCCCCGTCATGCAGAATCTGCGGCTTCGGCTGGGGAACTCAACTGCTCACGACGCGACAATCCGTAAGTTTGCAACGAAACGCGTGGGCGATGCATGGACACGCGACGAGATTGATCGAGCGAGCACACCTCAGATGTGGGTCGCTCTTTCTCGCGATCCTGATTTTTCAGATACAGACGGGCTCCCCGAGAATCCTTCACGCGAATTGCGGATAAAAAATATCTGGTACGCCGCAAACGATGACGTGAAGATCTTGCCGAAGAAGATCGCGGCTATCGCCGTGCGCGGCGGATGGGCCGAGGTTGGTAGTTCCATTCATCATGCACGAATTTACCGTTTCAAAGGAAAGGGAGGAAAAGAGGCCTACGGAATGATCCGCGTGTTCACGCCCGACCTTGTGAAACATCAGACCGAGGATCTTTTCAACGTTCCACTCGGCCCTGAAACTTTGTCAATGCGCGATGCAAAACCAGCAGCTCGCGATGCGGTGCTGAGAGGCAACGCCGAATACCTCACGTGGCTGACACCTGGCATTGAGCTTTCTTCGGGGCAAATTAAGTCTTCGAAGCCCGATGCTTTTGGTACCTTCATTTCAAGATTCCCTGACACGAGGCGTTGGGTTGTCACAGGATTTGAAACCAACACAATTGTCAACGTTAAGCCACGCTATCTCGCAGTGGAAGGGGCACAAAACTTAAAGCTTAGTGACGACATCGTGAAGTTCTTGACTCGTGGATGGCGGCCATCTATTGGCGTCTTGACTTCATTACCTGATCTAAGGACCGTAATCCGAACAACGCTTGGCACACCAAGACAAGATTCAACACACTTACCCGCTTCAAAGCCAATTTCTGGAGACTGA
- the cas1 gene encoding type II CRISPR-associated endonuclease Cas1 has translation MEQWRILDCSTMRGKLCTKRGALSVEREDSPPVLLPVADIAVALIGISVSFSAAVIHQLAKHDVAIVFCDWKGVPESAAYSWSEHGRVGARHRAQASLPESRRKSAWAQIIRAKVKGQANVLAKAGSPRSALLRKLASSVRSGDPANVEAQAARAYWQELWGDEGFHRIPGGNAEATDPRNAYLDYAYTVLRGHGIRAVIGAGLCPTLGIFHKGRGNNFALVDDLIEPFRPAIDSAILELKPDLPIEDPHVRRALVEASSQTFLQDGTTIASAFGDLAQHYARYVEGDVDRLTVPHWRGDLKDG, from the coding sequence ATGGAGCAGTGGCGAATCCTCGATTGCTCAACGATGCGAGGGAAGCTCTGCACGAAACGTGGAGCCCTCTCCGTTGAGCGCGAGGATTCGCCACCAGTTCTACTGCCAGTTGCTGATATAGCGGTTGCTCTGATCGGGATCTCCGTCTCTTTCTCTGCGGCAGTTATCCACCAGCTCGCTAAGCACGATGTTGCAATCGTCTTCTGCGATTGGAAGGGAGTTCCAGAGTCAGCCGCTTACAGCTGGTCAGAGCATGGTCGTGTCGGTGCCCGCCATCGCGCGCAAGCTTCACTGCCGGAATCTCGCCGAAAAAGCGCATGGGCGCAAATCATTCGTGCGAAAGTGAAGGGCCAAGCGAACGTACTCGCTAAGGCAGGCTCGCCAAGATCAGCATTGTTGAGGAAGCTCGCCTCCTCTGTACGCTCAGGCGACCCCGCAAATGTCGAAGCACAAGCAGCTCGGGCCTATTGGCAAGAACTCTGGGGCGACGAGGGATTCCATCGAATTCCCGGTGGGAATGCTGAAGCTACCGATCCACGTAACGCTTATCTTGACTATGCATACACCGTGCTACGTGGGCACGGTATCCGTGCTGTAATCGGTGCCGGCCTCTGCCCGACGCTCGGAATTTTTCATAAAGGCCGAGGAAACAACTTCGCACTCGTCGATGATCTGATTGAACCGTTCCGCCCCGCAATCGACTCCGCGATTCTGGAACTTAAACCGGATCTTCCGATCGAAGATCCTCACGTACGCCGAGCACTAGTGGAAGCCTCGTCTCAGACTTTTCTTCAAGACGGCACTACGATCGCGTCAGCATTCGGTGATCTCGCACAGCATTACGCTCGCTATGTTGAGGGCGACGTCGATCGGCTGACAGTTCCCCATTGGCGAGGTGATCTCAAGGATGGCTGA
- the cas2 gene encoding CRISPR-associated endonuclease Cas2 produces MADGPMWCIVMFDLPVKTKEQRKRYSDFRNMLLDNGFVRAQYSIYAKYSPSGVLGQRVISLIKLSVPPQGEVRIMHITDRAWANTVRFFNSAEEKPEETPEQLAFF; encoded by the coding sequence ATGGCTGATGGTCCGATGTGGTGCATCGTAATGTTCGATCTACCAGTAAAAACAAAAGAGCAACGAAAACGATACTCTGATTTCAGGAACATGCTCCTCGACAACGGCTTTGTTCGCGCGCAATACAGCATCTACGCAAAGTATTCGCCCTCGGGTGTGTTGGGTCAGCGAGTGATTAGCCTCATCAAGCTCTCCGTTCCTCCTCAGGGCGAGGTTCGTATTATGCATATCACAGATCGTGCGTGGGCAAATACAGTCCGATTTTTCAATTCCGCAGAAGAGAAACCGGAAGAAACACCTGAGCAACTCGCGTTTTTCTAA
- a CDS encoding NADPH-dependent F420 reductase translates to MNTQIRTVGIVGAGKLGTAIGRIAAASGLEVLVYSRSNPMLELVLGSVLPAAQLVTFEELAERADVVVLAVPHPVTAQLDLAAVRGVIVDATNPWEATDTAASGITPPLEAHPELPIARTLNHISYEELVADSHPAKGSEPRAVAVRADDERALAVASELVRRFGFAPVPIPADAAELFNADGRLFGAWLSERDLKERVVG, encoded by the coding sequence ATGAACACGCAGATTCGAACCGTAGGTATTGTGGGCGCCGGCAAGCTCGGCACGGCGATCGGCAGGATCGCAGCGGCGAGCGGGCTCGAGGTGCTCGTCTACTCGCGGTCGAACCCGATGCTGGAGCTGGTGCTCGGTTCGGTGCTGCCCGCGGCGCAACTCGTGACCTTCGAGGAGCTCGCCGAGCGCGCCGACGTCGTCGTCCTGGCCGTGCCGCACCCGGTGACCGCGCAACTCGATCTTGCGGCGGTTCGCGGCGTGATCGTGGACGCCACCAACCCGTGGGAAGCCACCGACACGGCCGCTTCCGGGATCACGCCACCGCTCGAGGCACACCCCGAGCTGCCGATCGCGCGCACGCTCAACCATATTTCGTACGAGGAGCTCGTGGCCGATTCGCACCCCGCGAAGGGGAGCGAGCCGCGTGCCGTTGCCGTCCGCGCCGACGACGAACGCGCGCTCGCGGTTGCCAGCGAGTTGGTGCGGCGCTTCGGCTTCGCGCCCGTGCCGATCCCGGCTGATGCTGCGGAGCTGTTCAATGCCGACGGGCGGCTGTTCGGGGCATGGCTCAGCGAGCGAGATCTGAAGGAGCGGGTGGTGGGCTGA
- a CDS encoding LLM class flavin-dependent oxidoreductase, protein MTTINPADIHFGLDTFGDVHNNDPIQSLKDVVEQAKLADEVGIYAFNLGEHHRDDFAISSPHTVLANIAAVTTQIKLGTAVVVLSSDDPVRVYEQFSTIHALSDGRAELTVGRGSFIESFPLFGYDLSDYEPLFEEKLEMLVNLWKNRPFDWNGKLTQSLTHQHLFPPMDAETLPIFVAVGGSPQSVVRAARHDVGLRLAIIGGQPERFAPFADLYRNAQEQFGHTTPRSIGFHSPGLVADTDEEAIEAFKAEHMAHNARVGAERGWPAMTEARFASELTNGALFVGSVETVSQKLAKAIKVLGADTFDLKIGTGSHSAQMKSIELYGTQVVPRVRELLAEN, encoded by the coding sequence ATGACGACGATTAATCCAGCAGATATTCATTTCGGGCTCGACACCTTCGGTGACGTGCACAATAACGATCCTATCCAGTCGCTCAAGGACGTGGTGGAGCAGGCCAAGCTCGCGGACGAGGTTGGTATCTACGCGTTTAACCTGGGCGAACACCATCGCGACGACTTCGCGATTTCTTCCCCGCACACCGTGCTGGCAAACATCGCGGCCGTGACCACGCAGATCAAGCTCGGCACCGCAGTGGTGGTACTTTCCTCGGATGATCCGGTTCGCGTGTACGAACAGTTCTCCACGATCCACGCACTCTCGGACGGGCGCGCCGAGCTCACGGTGGGCCGCGGCTCGTTTATCGAGTCGTTCCCGCTCTTCGGCTACGACCTGTCCGACTACGAGCCGCTTTTCGAGGAGAAACTCGAAATGCTCGTGAACCTGTGGAAAAACCGCCCCTTCGATTGGAACGGCAAGCTCACGCAGTCCCTCACACATCAGCATCTGTTCCCGCCGATGGACGCCGAAACCTTGCCGATCTTCGTGGCAGTTGGTGGCTCCCCACAGTCGGTGGTGCGCGCGGCACGGCACGACGTCGGGCTGCGGCTCGCGATCATTGGTGGACAGCCGGAGCGCTTCGCTCCGTTCGCGGATCTGTACCGCAACGCGCAGGAGCAGTTCGGCCACACCACACCGCGATCGATCGGCTTCCACTCCCCTGGCCTCGTGGCCGATACGGACGAGGAAGCGATCGAGGCGTTCAAGGCCGAGCACATGGCACACAACGCCCGCGTTGGCGCTGAGCGTGGCTGGCCGGCAATGACGGAGGCACGCTTCGCTAGCGAACTCACAAACGGCGCGCTGTTCGTCGGCTCGGTGGAGACCGTCTCCCAGAAGCTTGCCAAGGCGATTAAGGTCCTCGGCGCGGACACGTTCGATCTGAAGATCGGTACCGGCTCGCATTCCGCCCAGATGAAGTCGATCGAGCTGTACGGCACTCAGGTGGTGCCGCGGGTGCGTGAGCTTCTCGCAGAGAACTGA
- a CDS encoding FAD-dependent oxidoreductase, with amino-acid sequence MEFDVLVIGWGKAGKSVAGKLVAAGKKVALVEQSATMYGGTCINVACVPTKTLITAAEARREGDDPAAYFETSVAKRDALISKLNSANHGMLEGKVALFDGRAEFVGPHEVRITPTNGGTDEVTLKAETIIINTGAVPAVPNIPGTDLEGVYDSTTIQHAQPFPARLAIVGGGTIGLEFATMFNEFGSQVTVVTPGERLFPRLDDDVAQLALETMQAQGIEFSFGHRASAIEKADDGLDVVFDGGRVNADAVLLAVGRTPATAGLGLEAAGIATDERGFVKVDDHLRTNVDGVYAVGDVNGGPQFTYISFDDHRILADELLGDGTRSTADRVAVPTATFINPPLATVGMSEKEAKETGRTVRVDSKKIAEIPVMPRPKIVGNPAGMAKFMIDADTDEILGAVLYSIDSQELINTVALAMRLGAPAATLRDGIWTHPASTEVFNGVIQ; translated from the coding sequence ATGGAATTTGACGTGTTGGTGATCGGCTGGGGGAAGGCCGGAAAGTCGGTGGCGGGGAAGCTCGTCGCGGCCGGCAAGAAGGTGGCGCTGGTAGAGCAGTCGGCCACGATGTACGGCGGCACCTGCATCAATGTGGCCTGTGTGCCCACGAAAACGCTGATCACGGCGGCTGAGGCGCGCCGCGAGGGCGACGATCCGGCGGCGTACTTTGAGACATCGGTGGCCAAGCGCGATGCGCTGATTTCGAAGCTGAACTCTGCCAACCACGGCATGCTCGAGGGCAAGGTTGCCTTGTTTGACGGCCGCGCAGAGTTCGTTGGCCCGCACGAGGTGCGTATTACGCCAACCAACGGCGGCACTGACGAAGTGACGCTGAAGGCTGAGACGATCATTATCAACACGGGCGCCGTGCCCGCGGTTCCAAACATTCCGGGCACGGACCTGGAGGGTGTGTACGATTCCACGACGATTCAGCACGCGCAGCCGTTCCCGGCGCGCTTGGCGATCGTGGGTGGTGGAACCATCGGGCTTGAGTTTGCGACGATGTTCAACGAGTTCGGTTCGCAGGTCACCGTGGTGACGCCGGGGGAGCGGCTTTTCCCGCGCCTTGACGACGACGTTGCACAGCTCGCGCTCGAGACGATGCAGGCGCAGGGGATCGAGTTTTCCTTCGGGCATCGCGCGAGCGCTATCGAGAAGGCGGACGACGGGCTGGATGTGGTGTTCGACGGCGGGCGCGTGAACGCCGATGCCGTTCTGCTCGCGGTTGGTCGCACGCCGGCGACGGCGGGGCTCGGCTTGGAGGCTGCCGGTATTGCCACGGACGAGCGCGGGTTCGTGAAGGTTGATGACCACCTTCGCACGAACGTTGATGGCGTGTATGCCGTGGGTGACGTCAATGGCGGCCCGCAGTTCACCTATATTTCCTTCGATGATCACCGTATTTTGGCTGACGAACTGCTCGGTGACGGCACGCGCTCTACTGCGGATCGCGTGGCCGTGCCGACGGCTACGTTCATCAACCCGCCGCTCGCCACTGTTGGCATGAGCGAGAAGGAAGCGAAGGAAACGGGCCGCACTGTGCGCGTGGATTCGAAGAAGATCGCTGAGATCCCGGTGATGCCTCGCCCGAAGATCGTGGGCAACCCGGCAGGCATGGCGAAGTTCATGATCGATGCGGATACGGACGAGATTCTTGGCGCCGTGCTGTACTCGATCGATTCGCAGGAGCTCATCAACACGGTGGCGCTCGCGATGCGCCTGGGTGCGCCGGCCGCCACGCTACGTGACGGCATCTGGACCCATCCGGCTTCGACTGAAGTATTCAATGGTGTGATCCAGTGA
- a CDS encoding aldo/keto reductase — MATPTLTLNDSRIIPQIGYGTFLVPPKDTVERVTSALAAGYRHIDTAAIYGNEAEVGKAIAESGIPREELWVTTKLWNDRRGKSQTRSALEESLEKLGLDYVDLYLIHWPTPKQGPIQETWETFGQLRAEGLTKSVGVSNFDERYLPAILETGLVPAVDQIELHPQFQQRPATDLAGEHNIAIEAWGPLGQGKVDYTGGAIGEIAAAHGITWAQTVLAWHVAKGHIVFPKSSTPERMAENLASGEVTLTSEEVARIDALDKGAEGRVSADPAELN; from the coding sequence ATGGCTACCCCTACTTTGACATTGAACGATTCCCGAATCATTCCGCAGATCGGTTACGGCACGTTCCTCGTGCCGCCGAAGGACACTGTTGAGCGCGTCACCTCTGCTCTTGCGGCAGGCTACCGCCATATCGATACGGCAGCGATCTATGGCAACGAAGCCGAAGTTGGCAAGGCGATCGCCGAATCCGGCATCCCGCGTGAGGAGCTGTGGGTCACCACGAAACTGTGGAATGATCGCCGCGGAAAGTCCCAGACTCGCTCCGCGCTCGAAGAGTCGCTCGAGAAGCTCGGCCTGGATTACGTGGATCTCTACCTCATTCACTGGCCCACCCCCAAGCAGGGCCCGATCCAGGAAACCTGGGAGACGTTCGGCCAGCTGCGCGCCGAGGGCCTGACGAAGTCAGTGGGCGTTTCAAACTTCGATGAGCGCTACCTGCCCGCGATCCTCGAAACCGGCCTGGTGCCGGCCGTGGATCAGATTGAGCTTCACCCGCAGTTCCAGCAGCGCCCGGCCACGGATCTCGCGGGCGAGCACAACATTGCGATCGAGGCGTGGGGTCCGCTCGGCCAGGGCAAGGTCGATTACACCGGCGGAGCGATCGGCGAGATCGCCGCAGCTCACGGCATCACGTGGGCTCAGACAGTTCTGGCATGGCACGTGGCGAAGGGCCACATCGTGTTCCCCAAGTCCTCCACCCCGGAGCGCATGGCCGAGAATCTTGCCTCCGGAGAAGTCACGCTCACATCCGAGGAAGTGGCACGCATCGACGCCCTCGATAAGGGCGCCGAGGGTCGAGTTTCTGCCGACCCCGCCGAACTGAACTAA